A section of the Engystomops pustulosus chromosome 3, aEngPut4.maternal, whole genome shotgun sequence genome encodes:
- the CAPN10 gene encoding calpain-10, producing MPPPGTGLFVDPEFPACVSSLVGAGDSPLPPLCERITWRRPQEICAAPRLFPEDNRDALGAQGILGDCWFICACSALQKSPALLQHVFPAGQYTWEDQGYTGRFTCRFWRFGRWVDVTIDDRLPCLGHKLCFSHCQDHGAFWLPLLEKAYAKLHGSYEALWAGQVVDALVDLTGGLVERWSLELANESFKEEIICRMLDLKEHCAMSCSVHKREGSGDLGQFHAFTITDIQQGFTKDGQSLLLFRVHNPWGRSCWEGSWGQSGDNWALMDQVESSRFLTQIQDGEFWVEKAEFFREFHEVTLAFPVVKKLCIQSIWTGSLLSYTQQINGSWINGQNAGGSRNNVSFPENPKFWLRVRMQSEVYLTLMQRPRDKIGSSNNSSRTLQHGTSNHTTGTAIGLHIWKVKNRHFNLQKTILTTPVVGTSSHSYDRQLQLRCELSPGYHLLIPSTFLRDIEGDFLLRVLSSGPITLSEVSSNKPLEQESEDKMPGVWETLEFKGQWKKSNRNAGGSRNFPSYHLNPRFSFRVSTNTEVVKITLCQHNQENACHAIGFHVYLVLVDGSLPLFSQEPCASCVPHSHTLEVCKICHLAPGQYVVVPSTYLPDQECKFSIFISTKTERKPIKSEETLGQILKEVSVISLMK from the exons ATGCCTCCCCCCGGTACTGGGCTCTTCGTGGACCCGGAGTTTCCTGCCTGTGTCTCCTCGTTGGTGGGCGCTGGTGACTCTCCGCTGCCTCCATTATGTGAGCGCATTACATGGCGGAGACCTCAG GAGATTTGTGCCGCTCCCCGGCTCTTCCCGGAGGACAACAGAGATGCTCTGGGAGCACAAGGCATCCTGGGAGACTGCTGGTTTATCTGCGCCTGCTCTGCCCTGCAAAAGTCTCCCGCCCTCCTGCAGCAT GTTTTTCCTGCTGGCCAGTACACCTGGGAGGATCAAGGGTACACTGGACGCTTTACGTGTCGGTTTTGGAGGTTCGGTCGCTGGGTGGATGTTACCATTGATGATCGCTTGCCATGCCTTGGACACAAACTCTGCTTCTCTCATTGTCAAGATCATGGAGCTTTTTGGCTTCCACTCTTGGAAAAGGCATATGCTAA GTTACATGGCTCCTATGAGGCCTTGTGGGCTGGCCAGGTTGTTGATGCTTTGGTAGATCTAACTGGAGGTTTGGTAGAAAGATGGTCTTTGGAATTAGCCAATGAGAGTTTCAAAGAAGAAATCATCTGCAGGATGCTGGATCTGAAGGAACATTGTGCAATGAGTTGCTCTGTGCACAAGAGGGAAG GTTCTGGAGATCTGGGACAGTTTCATGCCTTCACAATTACCGATATACAGCAAGGATTTACAAAGGATGGACAGTCTTTGCTCTTATTCCGTGTACACAATCCTTGGGGTAGAAGTTGCTGGGAAGGTTCCTGGGGACAAAG TGGTGATAATTGGGCGTTGATGGACCAGGTGGAAAGTTCTCGATTTCTAACTCAAATTCAAGATGGCGAGTTCTGGGTGGAAAAGGCTGAATTTTTTCGAGAATTTCATGAGGTTACATTGGCGTTTCCTGTCGTCAAGAAACTTTGTATCCAAAGTATCTGGACTG GTTCCCTGCTTTCTTATACTCAACAGATTAATGGTTCTTGGATTAACGGCCAAAATGCAGGTGGATCACGCAATAACGTCAGCTTCCCTGAAAACCCAAAGTTTTGGTTACGTGTCAGGATGCAAAGTGAGGTGTATTTGACCCTAATGCAAAGACCAAGGGATAAAATTGGATCCTCAAATAACAGCAGCCGAACGTTACAACATGGAACCTCCAATCATACAACTGGAACAGCTATTGGATTGCACATCTGGAAG GTGAAAAACCGTCATTTTAATCTTCAAAAGACCATTTTGACAACACCTGTGGTTGGTACCTCATCACACAGTTATGACAGACAGCTGCAACTACGTTGTGAATTATCTCCAGGATATCATCTTCTTATCCCCAGCACGTTTCTCAGGGACATAGAAGGGGACTTCTTACTCCGTGTGCTTTCTAGTGGACCCATCACACTCAG TGAGGTATCCTCAAACAAGCCTTTGGAGCAAGAAAGTGAAGATAAGATGCCTGGTGTATGGGAAACACTGGAATTTAAAGGACAGTGGAAGAAGagtaacaggaatgcaggaggcaGCAGGAACTTTCCTTCATACCATCTTAATCCAAGATTTTCTTTTCGTGTGTCGACTAATACAGAGGTGGTAAAGATTACACTTTGCCAGCACAATCAGGAGAATGCATGCCATGCTATTGGCTTTCATGTGTACTTG GTACTAGTTGATGGAAGTCTCCCATTATTTTCACAAGAACCATGTGCCAGCTGTGTCCCACATAGTCATACCTTGGAAGTATGTAAAATCTGTCATCTTGCTCCTGGACAATATGTTGTTGTGCCTTCCACGTACCTCCCTGACCAGGAATGCAAGTTCTCAATATTCATCTCTACCAAGACTGAGCG AAAACCTATTAAGAGTGAAGAGACCCTTGGCCAGATCCTAAAAGAG GTTTCCGTTATTTCGCTGATGAAGTGA